One genomic region from Paraburkholderia azotifigens encodes:
- a CDS encoding hybrid sensor histidine kinase/response regulator — protein MDTNRTVTTIRSGAHRISDHRDDIFFAAVSTTRMPMIVTDPHLPDNPVIFANHAFLRMTGYELTEIIGSNCRFLQGPETDRATIDEVRAAVADRRELATEILNYRKDGSTFWNALFISPVFNEQGDLVYFFGSQLDVSRRRDAEDALHQAQKMEALGQLTGGIAHDFNNLLQVMAGYVDVLQMGIEGNAQSAAMLQSLDRIRGAVAKATTLTQQLLAFARKQKLVGRTVNLNTLADSMVELARRTLGENISLRTEYEEGLGNCRVDSTQLEVALLNVLLNARDALTSRRDGVVTVRTETVELEQQEMVGFADLRSGFYVTIAISDNGCGIAPEILDRVMDPFFTTKDEGKGTGLGLSMVYGFAKQSGGAVNLYSEPGVGTTLRLYFPAVQGNAQRRPSAPKAIEKAGNETILIVDDRVEVAEVAQAMLEQIGYRTRVVLNTKEAMDILEDGTVVDLLFTDLIMPGNMNGVMLAREARRLYPKIKVLLTTGYADASLERTDANGSEFDIIHKPYRRAELARKVRIVLNGPTGVG, from the coding sequence ATGGATACCAACCGTACTGTCACGACCATCCGGAGCGGCGCGCACCGAATCAGCGATCATCGGGACGATATCTTCTTCGCCGCCGTATCGACGACACGCATGCCGATGATCGTCACCGATCCGCATCTGCCCGACAACCCCGTGATCTTCGCGAACCATGCGTTCCTGCGCATGACGGGCTATGAACTGACGGAGATCATTGGCAGCAACTGCCGCTTTCTGCAAGGGCCGGAGACCGACCGCGCGACCATCGACGAAGTGCGCGCCGCCGTCGCGGATCGCCGCGAACTGGCGACGGAAATACTCAACTATCGCAAGGACGGGTCGACGTTCTGGAACGCGCTGTTCATCTCGCCCGTGTTTAACGAGCAGGGCGATCTCGTCTATTTCTTCGGCTCGCAGCTGGACGTCAGCCGCCGGCGCGACGCCGAAGATGCGCTTCATCAGGCGCAGAAGATGGAAGCGCTCGGTCAGTTGACGGGCGGTATCGCACACGACTTCAACAACCTGCTGCAGGTGATGGCCGGTTATGTCGACGTGCTGCAGATGGGTATCGAAGGCAATGCGCAAAGCGCGGCGATGTTGCAGAGCCTCGACCGCATACGCGGCGCGGTCGCCAAAGCGACGACGCTGACGCAGCAGCTTCTCGCGTTCGCGCGCAAGCAGAAACTCGTGGGACGCACGGTCAATCTGAACACGCTGGCCGACAGCATGGTTGAACTTGCGCGGCGCACGCTGGGCGAGAACATATCGTTGAGGACGGAATACGAAGAAGGACTGGGCAATTGCCGCGTCGACTCGACCCAGCTCGAAGTCGCGTTGCTCAACGTGCTGCTCAACGCACGCGATGCGCTCACGTCGCGCCGCGATGGCGTGGTGACGGTGCGCACCGAGACAGTCGAACTGGAACAGCAGGAGATGGTCGGATTCGCCGATCTGCGTTCGGGTTTCTATGTGACCATCGCCATCTCCGACAACGGGTGCGGCATCGCGCCTGAAATACTCGACCGTGTGATGGACCCGTTCTTCACGACGAAGGACGAAGGCAAGGGAACGGGGCTGGGCCTGTCGATGGTCTATGGCTTCGCAAAGCAGTCGGGCGGTGCGGTAAACCTTTATTCGGAGCCCGGCGTCGGCACGACGCTGCGGCTTTATTTCCCGGCTGTCCAAGGCAATGCGCAACGCCGTCCATCCGCGCCGAAGGCAATCGAAAAGGCGGGCAACGAAACGATCCTGATCGTCGACGATCGCGTGGAAGTCGCGGAGGTCGCGCAGGCGATGCTCGAACAGATCGGGTATCGCACGCGTGTCGTGCTGAACACGAAGGAGGCGATGGACATCCTGGAGGACGGCACGGTCGTCGACCTGCTGTTCACCGACCTCATCATGCCCGGCAACATGAACGGCGTGATGCTCGCCCGCGAGGCGCGACGGCTGTATCCGAAGATCAAGGTGCTGCTCACGACGGGCTATGCCGATGCGTCGCTTGAACGGACGGACGCAAACGGCAGCGAGTTCGACATCATTCACAAGCCGTATCGGCGCGCCGAACTGGCGCGCAAGGTGAGGATCGTTCTCAACGGGCCGACAGGGGTCGGATAG
- a CDS encoding ABC transporter ATP-binding protein: MASISLKGVQKAYGDNAPVIRNVDLEIGENEFCVFLGPSGCGKSTLLRMIAGLEDVTDGDLSIGGRIVNDVPAAERGVAMVFQSYALFPHMSVYENMAFGLKLAKKPKAEIDRKVQEAARILQLEALLDRKPRALSGGQRQRVAIGRAIVREPGVFLFDEPLSNLDATLRGQTRIEIARLHKQFATASVVYVTHDQTEAMTLADKIVLLHSGKDTERYGSIAQIGAPLELYHRPNSRFVAGFIGSPRMNFLPGRVTALDAQGVDVTLDHTNETMRIAVDGSTLQGGQPVTLGVRPEHLELVTSDVSRHDATLTRTISLIEHLGEHSYVHLDQPGGGVLIAKVPGNARIEQGERAVFAAPVRACHLFTEDGFAVKALDTVEHYI; this comes from the coding sequence ATGGCGAGCATTTCCTTGAAGGGCGTGCAAAAAGCGTATGGAGACAACGCGCCCGTAATCCGCAACGTCGATCTTGAGATCGGCGAAAACGAGTTTTGCGTATTCCTCGGCCCGTCGGGCTGCGGCAAGTCCACGCTGCTGCGCATGATCGCGGGGCTGGAAGATGTGACGGACGGCGACCTGTCGATCGGTGGGCGCATCGTCAACGACGTGCCCGCTGCGGAGCGCGGTGTGGCGATGGTGTTCCAGAGCTACGCGCTGTTTCCGCACATGAGCGTGTACGAGAACATGGCCTTCGGCCTCAAGCTGGCGAAGAAGCCGAAGGCGGAAATCGATCGCAAGGTGCAGGAAGCCGCGCGCATCCTGCAACTCGAAGCGCTGCTCGATCGCAAGCCGCGTGCATTGTCGGGCGGCCAGCGGCAGCGCGTCGCGATTGGCCGGGCGATCGTGCGCGAGCCCGGTGTGTTTCTGTTCGACGAACCTTTGTCCAATCTCGATGCGACGCTGCGCGGTCAGACGCGTATTGAGATCGCGCGTCTGCACAAGCAGTTCGCCACCGCGAGTGTCGTCTACGTGACGCACGATCAGACGGAAGCGATGACGCTCGCCGACAAGATCGTGCTGCTGCATTCGGGTAAGGACACCGAGCGCTACGGCAGCATCGCGCAGATCGGCGCGCCGCTCGAACTGTATCACCGGCCCAATAGCCGTTTCGTTGCGGGCTTCATCGGCTCGCCGCGCATGAACTTTCTGCCTGGGCGCGTCACGGCGCTTGATGCGCAAGGCGTCGACGTTACGCTCGATCATACGAATGAAACGATGCGTATTGCCGTCGACGGCAGCACGCTGCAAGGCGGGCAGCCCGTCACGCTCGGCGTGCGCCCCGAGCATCTCGAACTCGTTACGAGCGATGTATCACGACATGATGCAACGCTCACGCGCACCATCTCGCTGATCGAGCATCTTGGCGAGCACAGCTACGTGCATCTCGACCAGCCGGGCGGCGGCGTGCTGATCGCCAAGGTGCCCGGCAACGCCCGCATCGAACAGGGCGAGCGCGCGGTGTTCGCCGCGCCCGTCCGTGCCTGCCATCTTTTCACCGAAGACGGATTCGCCGTGAAGGCGCTCGATACCGTCGAACACTACATTTGA
- a CDS encoding LacI family DNA-binding transcriptional regulator, translating to MSTLNEVARRAGVTSATVSNVLRNRGRVGEQTRLRVLEAVEALNYRPHLAARALAEGRAPTIALMVSSIANPFYPEFALAAERAARTSGHFVIICNTNEDPHAGRTYLDQLAGSLSEGVLVMNANLDFDDLRKAEARGTPVVLCMWERPDDPPGLPCVAVDFRLAGRLAAQHLIDLGHTRIGAVVGSKQSGIHASRYEGFVDAIREAGLKVPAKNVRYAPDTMEGGYSAARDLLERDAKMTAIFASNDLPALGAIHAAADLGRDVPNDLSVIGITDIQLARQSRPPLTTVAVPTVEAAELAVSLLRELIERPARAQGSHQKAPCICVTSEPKLIVRGSTLKLTR from the coding sequence ATGTCCACCTTGAACGAAGTCGCGCGGCGTGCCGGCGTCACGTCGGCCACCGTTTCGAACGTGCTGCGCAATCGCGGACGCGTCGGCGAACAGACGCGCCTGCGCGTGCTCGAAGCCGTCGAGGCGCTCAACTATCGTCCGCATCTCGCGGCACGCGCGCTCGCCGAAGGCCGCGCGCCGACCATTGCGCTGATGGTGTCGAGCATCGCGAATCCGTTCTATCCAGAGTTCGCGCTCGCCGCCGAACGCGCGGCACGCACCAGTGGGCACTTCGTCATCATCTGCAACACGAACGAAGACCCGCATGCGGGCCGAACCTATCTCGATCAGCTGGCAGGCTCGCTCTCCGAAGGCGTCCTCGTGATGAACGCCAATCTCGACTTCGACGATCTGCGTAAAGCCGAAGCGCGCGGCACGCCAGTGGTGCTGTGCATGTGGGAACGTCCCGACGATCCGCCCGGCCTGCCGTGCGTCGCCGTCGACTTCAGGCTGGCGGGCCGGCTCGCCGCGCAGCATCTGATCGACCTGGGGCACACGCGGATCGGCGCGGTGGTCGGCAGCAAGCAGTCGGGCATTCATGCATCGCGCTACGAAGGCTTCGTCGATGCAATACGCGAGGCGGGCCTGAAAGTGCCTGCAAAAAACGTGCGTTATGCACCCGATACGATGGAAGGCGGCTACTCGGCGGCACGCGATCTGCTGGAGCGCGACGCGAAGATGACAGCGATCTTCGCGTCCAACGACCTGCCCGCACTCGGCGCGATTCACGCCGCCGCCGATCTCGGCCGCGACGTGCCGAACGATCTGTCCGTGATCGGCATCACCGACATTCAGCTCGCGCGGCAATCGCGCCCGCCCCTCACCACCGTCGCGGTGCCGACTGTCGAGGCGGCCGAACTCGCCGTCTCGCTGCTACGCGAGCTGATCGAGCGGCCCGCGCGTGCACAGGGCTCGCATCAGAAGGCGCCGTGCATCTGCGTGACGTCGGAGCCGAAGCTGATCGTGCGCGGCTCCACGCTCAAACTCACGCGTTAG
- a CDS encoding MerR family transcriptional regulator produces the protein MNNTVDDPEVVPRYRIGAVARMANLPVGTLRIWERRYGVVAPPTTQSGHRLYSEADVRRVAMIKALVDRGYSIGSIATLQTGELERLAFMHVDKTPVSPLTEGRPGLRLRIVGTALASTIRQHLHAMQAELASEPKVFENMTAAFTERMNQPADVLIIHLPSLHTDDVERVLALSASTHAENIVVVYSFAAANTINLLERVGVRTIREPLDQPSIAQMLGDFQRKTGTTAAQPDMREPAPQRHYTDDALMAMAHASTTIACECPKHLANIIMQLSAFEQYSVSCASRTPADALLHVYLANISGRARAMFEHALLRLEREERWVLENR, from the coding sequence ATGAACAACACAGTGGATGATCCAGAAGTCGTTCCGCGCTATCGCATCGGGGCCGTCGCTCGCATGGCGAATCTCCCCGTTGGCACGCTGCGCATCTGGGAGCGCCGCTACGGCGTCGTCGCGCCGCCCACCACGCAGTCCGGTCATCGTCTCTATAGCGAAGCCGACGTGCGGCGCGTGGCGATGATCAAAGCGCTCGTCGATCGCGGCTATTCGATCGGCTCGATCGCCACCCTGCAGACGGGCGAACTCGAACGCCTCGCGTTCATGCATGTCGACAAGACGCCTGTGTCGCCGCTCACGGAAGGACGGCCGGGCCTGCGGCTGCGCATCGTCGGCACGGCGCTCGCCAGCACGATCCGCCAGCATCTGCATGCGATGCAGGCTGAGCTTGCGAGCGAGCCGAAGGTCTTCGAAAACATGACGGCCGCGTTCACCGAACGTATGAACCAGCCCGCTGACGTGCTCATCATTCATCTGCCGTCGCTGCACACCGACGACGTCGAACGCGTGCTAGCGTTGAGCGCGTCGACGCACGCGGAGAATATCGTCGTCGTGTATTCGTTCGCCGCCGCGAATACGATCAACCTGCTCGAGCGCGTCGGCGTGCGCACGATACGCGAGCCGCTCGACCAGCCATCGATCGCACAGATGCTCGGCGATTTCCAGCGCAAGACGGGCACGACGGCCGCGCAGCCCGACATGCGCGAACCCGCGCCGCAACGACACTACACCGATGACGCGTTGATGGCGATGGCGCATGCGTCGACCACCATCGCCTGCGAGTGCCCGAAGCATCTGGCGAACATCATCATGCAGCTGAGCGCGTTCGAGCAGTACAGCGTGAGCTGCGCTTCGCGCACGCCCGCCGATGCCCTGCTGCATGTCTATCTGGCGAACATCTCGGGCCGTGCGCGCGCGATGTTCGAGCACGCGCTGCTCAGGCTCGAGCGCGAAGAAAGGTGGGTATTGGAAAACCGCTGA
- a CDS encoding sensor domain-containing diguanylate cyclase: MLRPPIPENESERVETLRSLHILDTPPEERFDRLTRLARRLFGVPIAAVTLVDSHRQWFKSHPGLDASETPRDVSFCGHAILDDDLFLVNDASADVRFADNPLVTGDPNIRFYAGYPLTVDNGSRLGTLCLIDSKPRALDDEERVLLRDLARMAEQEIAAVQLATTDELTGLSNRRGFEALAHHAIKLCKRAQKPASLLFFDLNGFKQINDVYGHAEGDRALIAFATVLRTALRDSDVIGRLGGDEFVVLLTESDQEGTLQTIERLRHQLELQNQSARTPYQLHCSVGTATYTPDSPQTIDDLLAQADVAMYANKRAQR; the protein is encoded by the coding sequence ATGTTGCGACCTCCGATACCAGAAAACGAAAGCGAACGCGTGGAGACATTGCGTTCACTGCATATCCTCGATACACCGCCCGAAGAGCGCTTCGACCGTCTTACGCGCCTCGCGCGACGCCTGTTCGGCGTGCCGATTGCGGCCGTCACGCTGGTCGACAGCCACCGCCAGTGGTTCAAATCGCATCCCGGCCTCGACGCTTCCGAAACGCCGCGCGACGTGTCGTTCTGCGGTCACGCCATTCTCGACGACGACCTGTTTCTCGTGAACGACGCATCCGCCGATGTGCGCTTTGCAGACAACCCGCTTGTCACGGGCGATCCGAACATCCGCTTCTACGCGGGCTATCCGCTCACCGTCGACAACGGCAGCCGGCTCGGCACGCTCTGCCTGATCGATTCGAAGCCGCGTGCGCTCGACGATGAAGAGCGTGTGCTGTTGCGCGATCTCGCACGCATGGCCGAGCAGGAAATCGCCGCCGTGCAGCTTGCGACCACCGACGAACTGACGGGCCTGTCGAACCGCCGCGGCTTCGAAGCGCTCGCGCATCATGCAATCAAGCTTTGCAAGCGCGCGCAAAAGCCTGCCTCGCTGCTGTTCTTCGATCTCAACGGTTTCAAGCAGATCAACGACGTGTACGGTCATGCGGAAGGCGATCGCGCATTGATTGCATTTGCAACGGTGCTGCGGACGGCACTGCGCGACAGCGATGTAATCGGCCGGTTAGGCGGGGACGAGTTCGTCGTGCTGCTGACCGAATCGGATCAGGAAGGCACGCTGCAGACCATCGAGCGGCTCAGGCATCAGCTGGAACTGCAGAACCAGTCGGCGCGAACGCCTTATCAACTGCATTGCAGCGTGGGCACGGCGACGTACACGCCCGACAGTCCGCAGACAATCGACGATCTGCTCGCTCAAGCCGACGTTGCGATGTACGCGAACAAACGCGCACAACGCTAG
- a CDS encoding beta-galactosidase: MRLGVCYYPEHWPESMWEDDARRMKALGIEQVRIAEFAWSRMEPTPGEYDWGWLDRSIDVLGKAGLQVVMCTPTATPPKWLIDRHPDILPVGADGRPRAFGSRRHYDFSSPSYFEASRKICTAVAERYGKHPAVAYWQTDNEFGCHNTVVSYSPAAVARFRVWLKERYQTIDALNRAWGTVFWSMEYRSFDEIDAPIATVTEAHPSHRLDYRRFASDEVARYNRMQVEIIRAHSPGRPVAHNFMQLFTEFDHYKVARDLDVATWDSYPLGALEEQWYAPEIKAKFLRMGHPDFASFNHDVYRGMSKLPFWVMEQQPGPVNWAHWNPSPLPGMVRLWSWEAFAHGAGCVSYFRWRQAPFAQEQMHAGLNTPDNRLDIGGSEAEHVAREIAQVSSANADADATIRSKIALIYDYEAKWLFEIHPQGADFHYPRFAFEYYSALRALGFDVDVICADAPLDGYKMIVVPPLPVVPGDFAVRLAASGAHVVLGPRTGSKTPDLQIPANLPPGALASLLPIRVWRVESMRPNVTEPVHINGAGDGLREGQARHWRDLIDAADERSFGVRARFADGHPAYVQHGSVHYFASLFDDALTQSLFARIATEAGLTPTPLGDSLRISRRGKLTYVFNYANARHVIEGVDASRFVIGTRDVEPQGVSAYRTE; encoded by the coding sequence ATGCGCCTAGGAGTCTGCTATTACCCGGAGCACTGGCCGGAATCGATGTGGGAAGACGACGCGCGCCGCATGAAGGCGCTCGGCATCGAGCAGGTGCGAATCGCGGAGTTTGCATGGAGCCGCATGGAGCCGACGCCCGGCGAATACGACTGGGGCTGGCTCGACCGTTCGATCGACGTGCTCGGCAAAGCGGGTCTGCAAGTGGTGATGTGCACACCGACGGCGACACCGCCGAAGTGGCTGATCGACCGTCACCCCGACATTCTGCCCGTCGGCGCCGATGGGCGTCCGCGTGCGTTCGGCTCGCGCCGACACTACGATTTCTCGTCGCCGTCGTACTTCGAAGCGTCGCGCAAGATCTGCACGGCGGTGGCCGAGCGCTACGGCAAGCATCCTGCCGTCGCTTACTGGCAGACCGACAACGAATTCGGCTGCCACAACACGGTGGTCAGCTATTCGCCTGCTGCCGTCGCGCGTTTTCGCGTCTGGCTCAAGGAGCGCTATCAGACCATCGACGCGTTGAACCGCGCATGGGGCACCGTGTTCTGGAGCATGGAATACCGCAGTTTCGACGAAATCGACGCCCCCATTGCGACCGTGACGGAAGCGCATCCTTCGCACCGGCTCGACTATCGCCGCTTTGCGTCCGATGAAGTGGCGCGCTACAACCGCATGCAGGTCGAGATCATTCGCGCGCATTCGCCGGGCCGTCCTGTCGCGCACAACTTCATGCAGCTTTTCACGGAGTTCGATCACTACAAGGTCGCGCGCGATCTCGATGTGGCGACGTGGGACAGCTATCCGCTCGGCGCGCTCGAAGAGCAGTGGTACGCGCCCGAGATCAAGGCGAAGTTCCTGCGTATGGGGCATCCCGACTTCGCGTCGTTCAATCACGACGTGTATCGCGGCATGTCGAAGCTGCCGTTCTGGGTGATGGAGCAGCAGCCTGGTCCCGTGAACTGGGCGCACTGGAATCCGTCGCCCCTGCCGGGCATGGTGCGTCTGTGGAGCTGGGAAGCGTTCGCGCACGGCGCGGGCTGCGTATCGTATTTCCGGTGGCGTCAGGCGCCGTTCGCGCAGGAACAGATGCATGCGGGCCTGAACACGCCCGACAATCGCCTCGATATCGGCGGCAGCGAAGCGGAGCACGTTGCGCGCGAAATCGCGCAGGTGTCGTCGGCGAATGCCGATGCGGACGCGACTATCCGCAGCAAGATTGCGCTGATCTACGACTACGAAGCGAAGTGGCTCTTCGAGATCCATCCGCAGGGCGCCGACTTCCACTATCCGCGCTTCGCGTTCGAGTACTACTCGGCGCTGCGTGCGCTCGGCTTCGACGTTGATGTGATTTGCGCCGATGCGCCGCTCGACGGCTACAAGATGATCGTCGTGCCGCCGCTGCCCGTCGTGCCCGGCGATTTTGCCGTGCGGCTCGCGGCATCGGGCGCGCATGTGGTGCTCGGTCCGCGCACGGGTTCGAAGACGCCTGATCTGCAGATTCCCGCGAATCTGCCGCCCGGCGCGCTCGCGTCGCTGCTGCCGATCCGCGTGTGGCGCGTCGAATCGATGCGGCCGAACGTGACGGAGCCCGTCCATATCAACGGCGCGGGCGACGGACTGCGCGAAGGCCAGGCGCGTCACTGGCGCGATCTGATCGATGCAGCGGATGAGCGCAGCTTCGGCGTGCGCGCGCGTTTCGCCGACGGGCATCCCGCGTACGTGCAGCATGGTTCCGTTCATTATTTCGCGAGCCTGTTCGACGATGCGCTCACGCAGTCGCTGTTCGCGCGCATCGCGACGGAAGCCGGCCTCACGCCGACGCCGCTCGGCGACAGCCTGCGTATCAGCCGGCGCGGCAAGCTCACGTATGTATTCAACTATGCGAATGCGCGGCATGTGATCGAAGGCGTCGATGCGTCGCGCTTCGTGATCGGCACGCGTGACGTCGAGCCGCAAGGCGTGTCGGCTTATCGAACGGAGTAA
- the iscB gene encoding RNA-guided endonuclease IscB yields MAVFVLDRRGKPLMPCNEKRARLLLARGRARVHRVMPLVIRLVDRQTGACSFQPLRLKIDPGSRVTGMALVRETDDGIAVLNLFELVHRGRKISEALTARRGFRRRRRGANLRYRPPRFLNRTRPSGWLAPSLMHRVHITIACVNRVRRWAPVTALSSELVRFDMQALANPEISGIMYQQGTLAGYEVREYLLGKWSHTCIYCDATGRPLQIEHLTAKARNGSNRIGNLGLACGQCNQDKGALDVREYVKDPKRLARILATASRPLNDAAAVNATRRALASALQITGLPLELASGGQTKFNRVTRNIPKTHALDAVCVGQVNVVRGWQRPSLTIRATGRGSYQRTRLTRYGFPRGYLMRQKQVQCFQTGDHVRADVPCGRKAGIHIGRVAVRATGSFNIQTATTVVQGISYRYCTLVQRGDGYAYSLKPRNSFRQEDAGDGHPSHVALSLPSKNAGVAGRLS; encoded by the coding sequence GTGGCTGTGTTTGTGCTTGATCGAAGAGGCAAGCCGCTAATGCCGTGCAATGAAAAGCGGGCGCGACTGTTGCTGGCCCGCGGCCGCGCCCGCGTGCATCGCGTCATGCCGCTCGTTATCCGCCTTGTGGATCGTCAGACCGGAGCCTGCTCGTTCCAGCCGCTGCGCCTCAAGATCGATCCCGGGAGCAGAGTCACCGGAATGGCGCTTGTGCGCGAGACCGATGACGGCATCGCTGTGCTCAACCTGTTCGAACTGGTTCACCGCGGTCGCAAGATCAGCGAGGCGCTGACAGCACGGCGGGGATTTCGCCGCCGTCGTCGCGGCGCCAACCTGCGTTACCGCCCCCCGCGTTTCCTCAATCGTACGAGGCCGTCCGGCTGGCTTGCGCCGAGTCTCATGCATCGCGTGCACATTACGATCGCATGTGTGAATCGCGTGCGCCGCTGGGCACCCGTCACAGCGCTATCTTCGGAACTGGTCCGCTTTGACATGCAGGCGCTCGCCAATCCTGAGATCTCTGGCATCATGTATCAGCAGGGCACGCTTGCAGGCTACGAAGTACGCGAATATTTGCTCGGGAAATGGAGCCATACCTGCATCTATTGTGATGCCACTGGTCGCCCGCTACAGATCGAGCACCTCACTGCCAAGGCGCGCAATGGCAGTAACCGCATCGGCAATCTAGGGCTCGCGTGTGGCCAGTGCAACCAGGACAAGGGCGCACTCGACGTGCGCGAGTACGTCAAGGATCCGAAGCGCCTTGCGCGCATTCTCGCCACCGCTTCTCGGCCGTTGAACGACGCTGCCGCTGTCAATGCAACGCGCCGGGCACTTGCCAGCGCACTGCAGATCACCGGCCTGCCGCTCGAACTCGCCTCCGGCGGACAAACGAAGTTCAACCGGGTTACGCGTAACATCCCGAAAACCCATGCGCTCGATGCGGTATGTGTGGGGCAGGTCAACGTGGTGCGCGGCTGGCAGCGGCCATCACTGACCATCAGAGCGACGGGGCGCGGGAGCTATCAGCGCACGCGTCTGACGCGCTACGGCTTTCCTCGTGGCTACCTGATGCGGCAAAAGCAGGTGCAGTGTTTCCAGACCGGCGACCACGTGCGCGCGGACGTACCCTGCGGTAGAAAAGCGGGTATCCATATCGGTCGCGTCGCGGTGCGTGCGACTGGCTCGTTCAACATCCAAACAGCCACGACTGTTGTTCAGGGCATCAGCTATCGCTACTGCACGCTAGTCCAACGCGGTGACGGCTACGCGTACTCCCTTAAACCCAGGAATAGCTTTCGGCAAGAAGACGCGGGAGACGGTCATCCTTCGCACGTCGCGCTATCCCTTCCCAGCAAAAATGCTGGAGTTGCTGGCCGACTCTCATGA
- a CDS encoding ABC transporter substrate-binding protein, which translates to MTARQLNARTAIAAAALAVAAAVAPFAASTAEAGTLTMNIAFKGASQRAVWQSVIDDFRKAHPDIDVKASFVDEEAYKVQLPGWLSTVPPDVLNWHNGERMAYYARRGLFEDLSGDWKKNGWDSMYASTKESSTYNGKQYAAPTVYYSWGLFYRKDLFQKAGIASEPKTWDQLMDACKKLKAAGITPFAVGGRDAWTLAGWFDYLDLRVNGNAFHQKLMAGEVPYTDPRVKKVYTTWKQLLDDKDFIDNPLSYDLDAAQPFLFQGKAAMMLMGTFITGGFPPNVKPNMSYFQFPIIDSNVPTAEDGPVESLHIPAKAKNKTDAHTFLAFVETPEQGAKLATGLGSLSANSRSPEPEDPISRIGFQILSNTKGGIAQFYDRDMTKEMADEGMKGMQQFIADPTKLDAILAQLEQTRKRIYKK; encoded by the coding sequence ATGACAGCACGACAACTCAATGCGCGCACCGCGATTGCTGCCGCCGCCCTCGCGGTCGCCGCAGCCGTTGCGCCGTTCGCGGCGAGCACGGCGGAAGCAGGCACGCTCACGATGAACATCGCGTTCAAGGGCGCAAGCCAGCGCGCAGTGTGGCAATCGGTGATCGACGACTTCAGGAAAGCGCATCCCGACATCGACGTGAAGGCGTCGTTCGTCGATGAAGAAGCGTACAAGGTGCAGTTGCCGGGCTGGCTGTCGACGGTCCCGCCCGATGTGCTCAACTGGCACAACGGCGAGCGCATGGCGTACTACGCGCGCCGCGGCCTGTTCGAAGACCTGAGCGGCGACTGGAAGAAGAACGGCTGGGACAGCATGTATGCATCGACGAAGGAATCGTCGACGTACAACGGCAAGCAGTACGCGGCGCCGACCGTGTACTACTCGTGGGGCCTGTTCTATCGCAAGGATCTGTTCCAGAAGGCAGGCATCGCGTCGGAGCCGAAGACGTGGGATCAGCTGATGGATGCGTGCAAGAAGCTGAAGGCAGCGGGCATCACGCCGTTCGCTGTCGGCGGCCGCGATGCGTGGACGCTGGCGGGCTGGTTCGACTATCTCGACCTGCGCGTCAACGGCAACGCGTTCCACCAGAAGCTGATGGCGGGTGAAGTGCCGTACACCGATCCGCGCGTGAAGAAGGTCTACACGACGTGGAAGCAGTTGCTCGACGACAAGGACTTCATCGACAACCCGCTCTCGTACGATCTCGACGCGGCGCAGCCGTTCCTGTTCCAGGGCAAGGCCGCGATGATGCTGATGGGCACGTTCATCACGGGCGGCTTCCCGCCGAACGTGAAGCCGAACATGAGCTACTTCCAGTTCCCGATCATCGACTCGAATGTGCCGACGGCGGAAGATGGCCCCGTCGAATCGCTGCATATTCCCGCGAAGGCGAAGAACAAGACGGACGCGCACACGTTCCTCGCGTTCGTCGAAACGCCGGAGCAGGGCGCGAAGCTCGCGACGGGTCTCGGCTCGCTGTCGGCGAACAGCAGGTCGCCGGAGCCGGAAGATCCCATTTCGAGGATCGGCTTCCAGATCCTGTCGAATACGAAGGGCGGCATTGCGCAGTTCTACGATCGCGACATGACGAAGGAAATGGCCGACGAAGGGATGAAGGGCATGCAGCAGTTCATCGCCGATCCGACGAAGCTCGATGCGATCCTCGCGCAACTCGAGCAGACGCGTAAGCGCATTTACAAGAAGTAA